The DNA region CGGGACCGCGGTGGCCCGACCGGCGAGCTGGATCAGCACGGCCAGTCCGTCCGGCGTTCAACCAGAGCCGACCCTGACCGCGCGCGGCACCGTCGGGTCCCGCGCGAGTCGGGGCAGCAGCCGCACCACAGCAGGCAGGATCCGCAGCACCTCGCCGAGCGTCGCCCGGCCGGGGCGCAGGACGACCAGGGCGACGACGAGCAGGAGCCACAGGACCACGAGGCTGGTCGCCGCGCCGATCAGGACGTCGACCAGGAGGCTCCGACCGTCCATCGCCGACCTCGTCCCCGCGGCCCGGGTGGGCCGGCACTGCCTCAGTGTGCCCGAACGTCCTACCGGTCCGCCCCGGACCGGCGGCCGGCGCTGTCCCGATGAACGAGATCAAGAGCACGGCACGCCGCCCGAGCGCGACTTCGAGGCGCCCGCAACCGCGCCCCGCCCACCGGGCGCAAGGGACTGAGGACCTATGGCATTGTGGCCAGGAACGGGCAAACTGCTCAATGTCAACGAAAAGGGCAAACCCATCGAAAGGTGGGGACGCAAAGCCAGCGGGACCCTCGGGTCGGCCGGGCTCACCGAATGGCAAGGAGCTGAGATGACACCCAAGGTGTCGACCACGTCCACCCGCCGCATGACCGCCACCAGCGGTCTGCTCACCCCCAGCGAGGTCGCCGCGATGTTCCGCGTCGACCCCAAGACCGTGACCCGTTGGGCCAAGGCCGGCAAGCTCTCCGCGATCCGCACGCTCGGCGGTCACCGCCGGTACGACGAGCGTGAGGTCAGGGGCCTGCTGGTCGGCGTCCCGCAGCCGCGCGGCTCGCAGAACTGACCCCGCCGCCCACACCGGTGTGACACGGTGGTGGGATGGACGCCAAGCTCAGAGTTGCCGTCGTCGGTGCTGGCCAGTGGGGTGACCAGCACGCACGGGTCTTCGCGCACCGCACGGACACGACGCTGTGCGCCATCGTCGGTCGGACACCGGAACGCGCCGGAGCGCGGGCCGAGGCCTACGGCACGACGGCGTACACCGACCTCGACGAGATGCTGGATCGCGAGCAGCCCGACCTGGTGACCGTGTGCCTGCCCAACGAGGCGCACTTCGAACCGACGATGCATCTGATCCGCCGCGGCGCTGCCCTGCTGGTCGAGAAGCCGCTCGTTTTCGAGCTGCACGAGGCCGACGCA from Cellulomonas sp. KRMCY2 includes:
- a CDS encoding BldC family transcriptional regulator yields the protein MTATSGLLTPSEVAAMFRVDPKTVTRWAKAGKLSAIRTLGGHRRYDEREVRGLLVGVPQPRGSQN